Proteins encoded in a region of the Elizabethkingia bruuniana genome:
- a CDS encoding acyltransferase: MIFDLKYSVKKILYKIVNTSIKYSRQVELNIIINKLKRRGENIRLELPIKYYGLEYVSIGDNFSALDNFRIEAINAYENEVYTPEIIIGNNVIIQQFCHIGAINRVVIEDNVLIASRVFITDHFHGNTNNLSDFKLPPIKRKLYSKGDVIIKKNVWIGEGVVILPGVVIGENAIIGSNSVITKDIPANTIVGGVPARIIKQLI; this comes from the coding sequence ATGATTTTTGATTTGAAATATAGTGTGAAAAAAATTCTATATAAGATTGTTAATACATCAATTAAATACTCTCGTCAAGTAGAGCTAAATATCATTATTAATAAGCTGAAAAGAAGAGGAGAGAATATAAGATTGGAGTTACCTATAAAATATTACGGATTGGAGTATGTAAGTATAGGTGATAATTTTTCTGCATTAGACAACTTTAGAATTGAAGCAATAAATGCTTATGAAAATGAAGTTTATACTCCAGAAATAATTATCGGTAATAATGTTATAATCCAACAATTTTGTCATATAGGTGCGATTAACAGAGTCGTCATTGAAGATAATGTTTTAATAGCGAGCAGAGTCTTTATTACAGATCATTTTCATGGAAATACAAATAATCTATCTGATTTTAAACTTCCTCCAATAAAAAGAAAATTGTATAGTAAAGGAGATGTTATAATCAAAAAGAATGTATGGATTGGTGAGGGAGTTGTGATTCTACCTGGAGTTGTTATAGGCGAAAATGCTATTATTGGAAGTAACTCTGTAATAACAAAAGATATTCCTGCGAATACAATAGTTGGAGGAGTTCCTGCTAGGATAATAAAACAACTAATATAA
- a CDS encoding glycosyltransferase: MNLKHKKILILSTGDVNGAYEAMYKIACILKSMNHDVVLCVKNKTKTDDFIIEYNNTKTVSRIRRIFFHTIQSILYKVKLKQVLLIDSKYGFFSKDEKSENINADHLIKKIGFIPEFIFTGMTIDFLNSTDLLNIYNKTGAEVYNITVDMNHFTGGCHFSWGCEGYIYGCSDTCPAILNEDQKLLAKQNFDIKYKNAQKANFKVIAGSGLTLEQAEMSKIYKNQDIIYNVNSLIDTELLSPRNRKVAKQIFNFEKDKFYILSGAQNMNDLRKGFKYLLEALSILEATIRSEDLEKIVIVVVSNEVSNEFEKLKFKKHKINYIKDYRLLSLLYQATDLYVNSSIEDSGPMMVSEALACGTPVVGFDTGVITNMVIDDYNGYKIPMANSHKLAEGILKILKLNTEQYQMFSDNAVKQVKEYSSFEYAKEIFSKILN; this comes from the coding sequence ATGAACCTAAAACATAAGAAAATACTTATTCTTTCAACAGGAGATGTGAATGGTGCATATGAGGCAATGTATAAAATTGCTTGTATTCTGAAATCTATGAATCATGATGTAGTCTTATGTGTTAAAAATAAAACAAAGACTGATGATTTTATTATAGAATATAATAATACTAAAACTGTTAGTAGGATTAGGAGAATATTTTTTCATACTATACAATCTATTTTATATAAAGTAAAGTTAAAACAAGTTTTACTTATAGATAGTAAATATGGTTTTTTCAGTAAAGATGAGAAATCTGAAAATATTAATGCTGATCATTTAATAAAAAAAATTGGATTTATTCCTGAGTTTATATTTACTGGAATGACAATTGACTTTTTAAATAGTACTGATTTATTGAATATATATAATAAAACTGGTGCTGAAGTATACAATATAACAGTTGATATGAATCATTTCACAGGAGGTTGTCATTTTTCATGGGGATGTGAGGGGTATATTTATGGCTGTTCAGATACTTGTCCTGCAATTCTTAATGAAGATCAAAAACTATTAGCAAAACAAAATTTTGATATTAAATATAAAAATGCACAAAAAGCAAATTTTAAGGTTATTGCTGGTTCTGGATTAACCTTAGAACAAGCTGAAATGTCGAAGATATATAAAAATCAGGATATAATATATAATGTAAATAGTTTGATCGATACAGAATTGTTATCTCCAAGAAATCGTAAAGTAGCAAAACAGATTTTTAATTTTGAAAAAGATAAGTTTTATATTTTATCGGGTGCTCAAAATATGAACGATTTGCGTAAAGGGTTTAAATATTTATTGGAGGCCTTATCTATTTTAGAAGCCACCATACGTTCTGAGGATTTAGAAAAAATAGTTATAGTAGTTGTTTCAAATGAGGTATCAAACGAATTTGAAAAATTGAAATTTAAGAAACATAAAATTAATTATATTAAAGATTATAGGTTACTTTCTTTATTGTATCAAGCAACTGATTTATATGTTAATTCATCTATTGAAGATTCTGGTCCTATGATGGTTTCTGAAGCGCTGGCATGTGGTACTCCAGTAGTTGGATTTGATACTGGAGTAATTACCAATATGGTCATTGATGATTATAATGGATATAAAATTCCAATGGCTAACAGTCATAAATTAGCAGAAGGTATTTTAAAAATTTTAAAACTTAATACTGAACAATATCAAATGTTTTCTGATAATGCTGTTAAACAAGTAAAAGAGTATTCATCTTTTGAATATGCAAAGGAGATATTTAGTAAAATACTTAATTAA
- a CDS encoding ABC transporter permease, giving the protein MEDNRQNKWTEIIEPQSNLLDLNLKEVWRYRDLLLLLVKRDFVTYFKQTILGPIWFFINPILTTVIYTLVFGNIAGISTNGAPKIAFYLSGVVMWNYFSTSLTQISTVFTVNAPIFGKVYFPRLIMPLSSVVSNLMQFGIQFLLFVIIVIYYTYQGQLHPNIFVLITPLLIMLMAAFALGVGMIFSSMTTKYKDMTMLLTFGVQLFMYATPIIYPLSSINNKYKYLVELNPLTSIIENFRYAFLGIGNPNVEMLGYSFIVISIFLVIGAIVFNRVQKGFMDTI; this is encoded by the coding sequence ATGGAAGATAATAGGCAAAATAAATGGACCGAAATAATTGAGCCTCAATCTAATTTATTGGATCTTAATTTAAAAGAAGTATGGCGTTATAGAGATTTACTACTGCTTTTAGTTAAAAGAGATTTTGTAACTTATTTTAAACAAACAATATTAGGTCCCATATGGTTTTTTATTAATCCAATTCTTACAACTGTTATTTACACACTTGTTTTTGGTAATATAGCCGGAATTTCGACAAATGGTGCACCAAAAATAGCATTCTATTTATCGGGTGTGGTTATGTGGAATTATTTTTCAACAAGCTTAACCCAAATATCAACTGTATTTACAGTGAATGCTCCTATCTTTGGTAAAGTCTATTTTCCAAGATTAATTATGCCATTATCTAGTGTTGTTTCTAATCTAATGCAATTTGGAATACAGTTTTTACTTTTTGTAATAATTGTAATTTATTATACATATCAAGGGCAGTTACATCCTAATATTTTTGTTTTGATTACTCCTCTTTTAATCATGTTGATGGCAGCATTTGCATTGGGAGTTGGAATGATTTTTTCCAGTATGACAACCAAATACAAAGATATGACTATGTTGTTAACTTTTGGAGTACAGCTGTTTATGTATGCAACACCGATAATTTACCCACTGTCAAGTATTAATAATAAGTATAAGTACCTTGTAGAATTGAATCCTTTAACATCAATTATTGAAAATTTCAGGTATGCATTTTTAGGCATAGGGAACCCTAATGTTGAAATGTTAGGTTACTCCTTTATTGTAATAAGTATATTTTTGGTTATAGGAGCAATTGTATTCAACCGTGTGCAGAAAGGATTTATGGATACAATTTAA
- a CDS encoding glycosyltransferase family 2 protein has product MNELPLVSIIVISYNQEAYIRENLDSIKSQSYANIELIVADDASEDNSRKIFEQWLTENNYVANRNFHSKNTGVVTILNECIEMATGEYIKIIAADDFLHENAIEKCISELENLGDDYGMIYTDAYTINEKSKIQADIMDCTALYNADSEKFYDLLVLRNRILALSVVMRTSVLVETGVYDDKFIVEDYCRWLKIAQLYKIAYIPEKLAFYRWHNSNVTILKADRIKKDDISLKIMFDRNGIARNVIRNYLIKERIQKNKIDTEILKSYNKYSYRNKVLAASLIQTGFIYIPLSFVYRKLNKLMK; this is encoded by the coding sequence ATGAATGAACTGCCACTGGTAAGTATTATAGTTATTAGTTATAATCAAGAGGCATACATAAGGGAAAATCTTGATAGTATAAAATCTCAGAGTTATGCTAATATAGAGCTTATTGTAGCAGATGATGCTTCTGAAGATAATAGTAGAAAAATTTTTGAACAATGGCTGACAGAAAATAATTATGTAGCAAATAGAAATTTCCACAGTAAAAATACCGGCGTGGTAACGATTCTTAATGAGTGTATTGAAATGGCAACAGGGGAGTATATTAAAATAATAGCTGCCGATGATTTTTTACACGAAAATGCCATAGAAAAATGCATTTCTGAATTGGAAAATTTGGGAGATGATTATGGAATGATTTATACAGATGCTTATACAATTAATGAAAAATCTAAAATTCAGGCAGATATTATGGATTGTACCGCTTTATATAATGCGGATTCAGAAAAATTTTATGACTTGCTAGTTCTCAGAAACAGAATTCTGGCATTATCAGTTGTTATGCGCACATCAGTTCTGGTTGAGACAGGTGTTTATGATGATAAATTTATTGTTGAAGATTATTGTAGATGGCTTAAGATAGCACAATTGTATAAAATTGCATATATACCAGAAAAATTAGCTTTTTATCGCTGGCATAATTCTAATGTTACAATTTTAAAAGCTGACAGAATAAAAAAAGATGATATAAGTCTAAAAATTATGTTTGACAGGAACGGTATTGCCCGAAATGTTATTCGTAATTATTTAATAAAGGAGAGAATACAAAAAAATAAAATTGATACTGAAATATTAAAATCATATAATAAATATTCATATAGAAATAAGGTATTAGCAGCAAGTCTTATTCAAACAGGTTTTATCTATATTCCACTTTCTTTTGTATATAGAAAATTGAATAAGCTAATGAAGTAA
- the gmd gene encoding GDP-mannose 4,6-dehydratase yields the protein MKKALITGVTGQDGSYLAELLLEKGYMVHGIKRRASSFNTQRIDHLYVDQHEEYINFKLHYGDLTDSTNIIRIIQEIQPDEIYNLGAMSHVKVSFDSPEYVVNVDGIGTLRILELGLEKKTRVYQASTSELYGGLADNKNENGFYDERSAFYPRSPYGVAKIYGFWITKNYREAYNMYACNGILFNHESPRRGETFVTRKITMAVANIAKGKQDCLYLGNLNAQRDWWGHAKDYVEAIWLMLQQEQAEDFVIATGKTTTVRDFVRKAFLECGIELGFEGKEEYEIAKVIKCTHPDYQLAIGRVVVKVDANYYRPTEVDLLIGDPSRAFQKLGWQAKYTLDGLIGEMVVNDLKLV from the coding sequence ATGAAAAAAGCATTAATTACAGGGGTTACAGGACAAGATGGTTCTTATTTAGCAGAGTTGTTGTTGGAAAAGGGATATATGGTACATGGCATTAAGAGAAGAGCATCATCTTTTAATACACAGCGTATAGATCATTTATATGTAGACCAGCATGAAGAATATATTAATTTTAAACTTCATTATGGTGATTTAACAGATTCAACAAATATTATTAGAATTATACAAGAGATTCAACCTGATGAAATATATAACCTAGGAGCCATGTCCCATGTGAAAGTCTCCTTTGACTCCCCGGAATATGTGGTTAATGTTGATGGAATAGGAACGTTACGTATTTTGGAATTAGGGTTAGAGAAAAAAACGAGGGTATATCAGGCTTCAACCTCAGAATTATATGGAGGCCTTGCAGATAATAAAAATGAAAATGGTTTTTATGATGAGAGATCTGCATTTTATCCGCGTTCTCCTTATGGAGTAGCTAAAATTTATGGCTTTTGGATTACTAAAAATTATCGTGAGGCCTATAATATGTATGCGTGTAATGGTATTTTGTTTAATCATGAATCGCCTAGAAGAGGTGAAACTTTTGTAACCAGAAAAATTACTATGGCAGTTGCCAACATTGCAAAGGGAAAACAAGATTGTTTGTATTTGGGGAATCTTAATGCTCAAAGAGATTGGTGGGGACATGCAAAAGATTATGTAGAAGCTATTTGGCTTATGTTACAACAAGAACAAGCGGAGGACTTTGTGATAGCTACCGGGAAAACTACTACTGTAAGGGACTTTGTTCGTAAAGCATTTCTGGAATGTGGTATTGAATTAGGATTTGAAGGAAAAGAAGAATATGAAATTGCTAAAGTTATAAAATGTACTCATCCCGATTATCAGTTGGCTATAGGCAGAGTTGTGGTTAAAGTTGACGCTAACTATTATAGACCAACAGAAGTAGATTTATTAATTGGTGATCCGTCCAGAGCATTTCAAAAACTTGGATGGCAGGCTAAATACACTTTAGATGGACTAATCGGGGAGATGGTAGTAAATGATTTAAAATTAGTGTAA
- a CDS encoding GDP-L-fucose synthase family protein, with amino-acid sequence MKNKKIFIAGHKGMVGSAIYQRLFQYGYKNLIVKSSAELDLRNREDVKSFFIKEQPEIVIDAAAKVGGIMANSTYPYQFLMDNIQIQNNLIDGAHRFNVEKFIFLGSSCIYPKFAEQPLKEESLLTGALEPTNEWYAIAKITGVKACQAIRSQYGKDFVSLMPTNLYGTHDNFDLTSSHVLPAMIRKFHDAKENSHAPVTLWGTGTPLREFLFVDDMAEAVYFALNNKLPEYLYNVGVGEDLTIKDLALLIQSIVGHHGDIIWDESKPDGTPRKLMDVSKLNKLGWSYKVDLKEGIRRTYRWFLENQNSYKEVKIDK; translated from the coding sequence ATGAAAAATAAAAAGATATTTATTGCTGGACATAAAGGAATGGTAGGCTCTGCAATTTATCAGAGATTATTCCAGTATGGATATAAAAACCTGATTGTTAAAAGTTCTGCCGAATTGGATTTGAGAAATCGGGAGGACGTTAAAAGCTTTTTTATTAAAGAACAGCCAGAGATTGTTATAGATGCAGCAGCAAAAGTAGGTGGTATTATGGCAAACAGTACATATCCTTATCAGTTTTTAATGGATAATATACAAATACAAAATAATCTTATTGATGGAGCGCATCGTTTTAATGTTGAGAAATTTATTTTTTTAGGCTCATCCTGTATCTATCCAAAGTTTGCAGAACAACCATTAAAAGAAGAGAGTTTATTAACCGGAGCTTTAGAGCCGACAAATGAGTGGTATGCTATTGCAAAAATAACAGGAGTCAAGGCCTGTCAGGCAATCAGAAGTCAATATGGTAAGGATTTTGTGAGCTTAATGCCAACAAATCTATACGGGACACATGATAATTTTGATTTAACAAGTTCTCATGTACTTCCGGCAATGATTCGTAAGTTTCATGATGCTAAAGAAAATAGTCATGCTCCTGTTACACTTTGGGGAACAGGAACACCATTAAGAGAATTTTTATTTGTTGATGATATGGCAGAGGCTGTATATTTTGCCTTGAATAATAAATTACCGGAATATTTATATAATGTAGGCGTAGGTGAAGATTTGACAATTAAAGACTTGGCATTGTTAATTCAATCTATTGTAGGACATCATGGAGATATTATATGGGATGAGTCAAAACCGGATGGTACCCCTAGAAAGTTAATGGATGTATCTAAACTTAATAAATTAGGCTGGAGTTACAAGGTGGATTTAAAAGAAGGTATCAGACGTACTTATCGATGGTTTCTTGAGAATCAGAATAGTTATAAAGAAGTTAAAATTGACAAATAA
- the purN gene encoding phosphoribosylglycinamide formyltransferase, with translation MRIVFLVSGGGGTLIFISEMIRLLKLPIKIVAVIGDRDCNALNYAQENSIFSDIIRYNRENNIDLKNKLLEIDPDIIVTNFHKVIDAEIVNLFQPKLINLHYSLLPSFGGLIGMKTVEAAKKRNSKLIGTTTHLVDEIVDNGKILAQSCISVDWEKDNQIEDLIFKSGCLCLLNTLLLSYGIPEKGVYSITLNDKDIIFSPSLSFDTSKLNDEFWNKIKQLA, from the coding sequence ATGAGAATTGTTTTTTTAGTTTCAGGAGGCGGGGGGACACTTATATTTATAAGTGAAATGATTAGATTACTAAAATTGCCAATAAAAATTGTAGCAGTTATAGGTGATAGAGATTGTAATGCTTTAAATTATGCCCAGGAAAATAGTATATTCTCAGATATAATTAGATATAATAGAGAAAATAACATTGATTTAAAAAATAAACTTTTAGAAATAGATCCCGATATTATTGTGACAAATTTTCATAAAGTGATTGATGCTGAAATTGTAAATTTATTTCAGCCAAAATTAATAAACTTACATTACTCTCTATTGCCGAGTTTTGGAGGTCTTATCGGAATGAAAACCGTAGAGGCAGCTAAAAAAAGAAATTCAAAACTTATTGGAACCACGACACATCTTGTTGATGAGATTGTAGACAATGGTAAAATTTTAGCTCAAAGTTGTATTTCAGTTGATTGGGAAAAAGATAATCAAATAGAAGATTTAATCTTTAAATCAGGATGTTTATGTCTATTGAATACTCTATTGCTAAGCTATGGGATACCTGAAAAAGGAGTATATTCTATAACATTAAATGATAAAGACATAATATTTTCACCATCATTAAGTTTTGATACATCGAAACTTAATGATGAATTTTGGAACAAAATAAAACAATTAGCATGA
- a CDS encoding ABC transporter ATP-binding protein, which produces MKDIALEVENLSKQYRLGQVGTGTLTHDLNRWWYKIRGKKDPYLTVGEVNDRTTSGESDYVWALQDVNFKIEQGDAVGIIGRNGAGKSTLLKLLSKVTKPTTGSIKVKGRIASLLEVGTGFHPEMTGRENIFLNGAILGMTRKEIKSKFDEIVDFAGIERYIDTPVKRYSSGMYVRLAFAVAAYLESEILIVDEVLAVGDAEFQKKCLGKMGDVSKGEGRTVLFVSHNMASVKQLCNTGILMSNGTVINHGYINPILDQYVKFDSKTILDFEYIENLSKKAQIIDVKLFNNNKKNATEFNHREDINIMIKIISRSSNNARLNIAIMDQYDRVLFINRMELKQNINVFEGVLKGNTMVPGSYKISVAVDNPGVELYDIIKNGLKFEVIDTGNNLSLNGDIDNGIIISPLIWK; this is translated from the coding sequence ATGAAAGATATAGCACTAGAAGTAGAGAATTTATCCAAACAGTACAGATTAGGGCAGGTTGGTACCGGAACATTAACCCATGATTTAAACAGATGGTGGTATAAGATTAGAGGTAAAAAAGATCCCTATCTGACAGTTGGTGAAGTTAATGACCGTACAACATCTGGAGAATCAGATTATGTTTGGGCTCTTCAGGATGTTAATTTTAAAATTGAGCAAGGTGATGCTGTCGGTATTATTGGTCGTAACGGTGCTGGTAAATCGACATTGTTGAAATTACTTTCAAAAGTTACTAAACCCACAACCGGAAGTATAAAAGTAAAAGGTAGAATAGCATCTCTATTAGAAGTTGGAACGGGGTTTCATCCTGAGATGACCGGTAGAGAGAATATCTTTCTAAACGGAGCTATTCTGGGAATGACAAGAAAAGAGATAAAATCTAAATTTGATGAAATTGTTGATTTTGCAGGTATAGAACGTTATATAGATACACCTGTGAAACGTTATTCTTCAGGAATGTATGTGAGGTTAGCTTTTGCAGTAGCTGCATATCTGGAATCCGAAATATTGATTGTTGATGAAGTTTTAGCCGTAGGAGATGCCGAGTTCCAAAAAAAATGCTTAGGGAAAATGGGTGATGTAAGTAAAGGTGAAGGAAGAACAGTTCTTTTTGTAAGTCATAATATGGCGTCTGTTAAACAATTGTGTAATACAGGAATACTGATGTCTAATGGTACAGTTATTAATCATGGATATATTAATCCAATTTTGGATCAATATGTGAAATTTGATTCCAAAACAATATTAGACTTTGAATACATAGAAAACCTCTCTAAAAAAGCACAGATTATAGATGTGAAATTATTCAATAATAATAAAAAAAATGCAACTGAATTTAATCATCGAGAAGATATAAATATTATGATTAAAATTATCTCTAGAAGTTCTAATAATGCAAGATTAAATATTGCAATTATGGATCAATATGATCGTGTACTTTTTATTAATAGAATGGAATTAAAACAAAATATTAACGTATTTGAAGGCGTTTTGAAAGGAAATACAATGGTACCAGGTAGTTATAAAATTTCTGTTGCTGTAGATAATCCCGGAGTGGAATTATATGATATTATAAAAAATGGGTTGAAGTTTGAAGTTATTGATACGGGAAATAACTTAAGTTTAAATGGGGACATTGACAATGGGATTATTATATCACCTTTAATATGGAAATAA
- the rffA gene encoding dTDP-4-amino-4,6-dideoxygalactose transaminase, whose amino-acid sequence MIPFNKPFIIGDELKYIQEAVQSGKISGDGIFTKKCQEYFEKKYNFPKVLMTTSCTDALEMAAILCDIKPGDEVIVPSYTFVSSANAFALRGAKIVFVDSCHDHPNIDPLEIEKHITPKTKVIVPVHYAGVACDMETIMKLANQYKLYVVEDAAQAIDSYYTFSDGTKKALGAIGHFAAFSFHETKNIIAGEGGMLVINDEKYFDRAEIIREKGTNRSAFFRGEVNKYGWVDLGSSFLPSEIISAFLYAQIENIDKIQRKRVTIWNVYNDGLRQLAEKGYIQLPKIFDYATNNAHMFYIVCRDLEERTKLIQYMKSKDIHPVFHYLSLNKSDFFLANNPQIDIPNSDHFTDCLLRLPFYYELSTTDQDMIISTMFDFYKIN is encoded by the coding sequence ATGATACCATTTAACAAACCTTTTATTATAGGTGATGAATTAAAATATATCCAAGAAGCAGTACAAAGTGGAAAGATTTCCGGTGATGGTATTTTTACTAAAAAGTGTCAGGAATATTTTGAGAAAAAATATAATTTCCCTAAAGTACTGATGACAACGTCTTGTACTGATGCATTAGAAATGGCCGCTATTCTGTGTGATATTAAGCCCGGAGATGAAGTAATAGTACCGAGTTATACATTTGTTTCATCGGCGAATGCATTTGCGCTTAGGGGAGCAAAAATTGTTTTTGTAGATTCTTGTCATGACCATCCAAATATAGACCCTTTAGAAATTGAAAAACATATAACTCCAAAAACTAAAGTAATTGTACCAGTACATTATGCGGGAGTAGCATGTGATATGGAAACAATTATGAAGTTAGCTAACCAATATAAGTTATATGTTGTAGAGGATGCTGCACAAGCAATAGACAGTTATTATACTTTTTCAGATGGTACAAAAAAAGCTTTGGGTGCTATAGGTCATTTTGCTGCTTTTTCATTTCATGAAACTAAAAATATTATTGCAGGAGAAGGGGGAATGTTAGTTATTAATGATGAAAAATATTTTGATCGTGCAGAAATTATAAGAGAAAAAGGAACAAATCGTTCTGCATTCTTCCGTGGTGAGGTCAATAAATATGGCTGGGTCGACCTTGGTTCATCATTTCTACCATCTGAAATTATTTCTGCATTTTTATATGCACAAATTGAGAATATAGATAAAATACAAAGAAAGAGAGTGACAATATGGAATGTTTATAATGATGGATTGAGGCAATTAGCAGAAAAAGGTTATATCCAATTACCAAAAATATTTGATTATGCAACTAATAATGCTCATATGTTTTATATTGTTTGTCGTGATCTAGAAGAAAGGACAAAATTAATACAATACATGAAATCAAAAGATATTCATCCTGTATTTCATTATTTAAGTTTGAATAAAAGTGACTTTTTTTTAGCGAATAATCCACAGATAGATATCCCCAATTCTGATCATTTCACAGATTGCTTATTAAGATTACCATTTTATTATGAACTTAGTACTACAGATCAAGATATGATAATTTCTACAATGTTTGATTTTTATAAAATAAACTAA
- a CDS encoding DegT/DnrJ/EryC1/StrS family aminotransferase, with translation MIKFLDLQRVNMCHQEAIEKKLIEVFRSGWYLMGKEVENFENNLAKYIGAQHAIGVANGLDALRLIFRAYMELGFMKAGDEVIVPANTYIASILALSDNGLIPVLVEPDDKTFNLDINKIEVSITPKTKAILIVHLQGRIVFSEKLRGLAERYNLKLVEDNAQAIGAELKGIKSGNLGDAAGFSFYPGKNLGALGDAGAVTTNNENLAKSIRAIANYGSNQKYVNIYKGLNSRLDELQAAVLNVKLKYIDNENKTRRKIAKRFISEINNPKIILPENPLDENEHVWHVFVIRSEERDAIQKYLTINGIQTIIHYPIPPHQQEAYSELNHLSFPITEKMHKEVLSIPISSVVTEFEVDEIIKVLNAF, from the coding sequence ATGATTAAGTTTTTAGATTTACAGAGGGTTAATATGTGTCATCAGGAAGCTATTGAAAAGAAATTAATAGAGGTTTTCCGCTCAGGATGGTACTTGATGGGTAAAGAAGTTGAGAACTTTGAAAATAACCTGGCTAAGTATATTGGTGCTCAGCATGCTATTGGAGTAGCTAATGGTTTAGATGCATTGCGTCTGATTTTTCGCGCTTATATGGAATTAGGCTTCATGAAGGCTGGAGATGAAGTAATTGTCCCGGCGAATACCTATATTGCTTCTATTTTGGCATTGTCAGACAACGGATTAATTCCTGTTTTGGTTGAGCCTGATGACAAAACTTTTAATCTTGACATTAACAAAATTGAAGTATCTATTACACCTAAAACAAAGGCTATTTTAATTGTTCATTTGCAAGGAAGAATTGTCTTTTCAGAAAAGCTTAGGGGTTTGGCTGAAAGATATAATTTAAAGCTTGTTGAAGATAACGCACAGGCAATCGGTGCGGAACTGAAAGGTATTAAATCGGGGAACCTCGGAGATGCTGCCGGTTTTAGTTTTTACCCCGGAAAAAATCTCGGCGCCTTGGGGGATGCAGGAGCTGTTACTACCAATAACGAAAACTTAGCAAAAAGTATTCGAGCAATAGCTAACTATGGCTCCAACCAAAAATATGTGAATATTTATAAAGGATTAAACTCTCGTCTAGATGAATTACAAGCTGCAGTTTTGAATGTGAAATTGAAATATATTGATAATGAAAATAAAACACGTCGTAAAATAGCAAAACGTTTTATTTCTGAAATTAATAATCCTAAAATCATCTTACCCGAAAATCCATTGGATGAAAATGAACACGTATGGCATGTTTTTGTTATACGCAGTGAAGAGCGAGACGCTATACAAAAATATTTAACAATAAATGGAATCCAAACAATTATTCATTATCCGATTCCACCACATCAGCAAGAGGCTTACTCAGAGCTTAATCATCTTTCTTTTCCAATTACCGAAAAAATGCACAAAGAGGTTTTAAGTATACCTATAAGTTCTGTAGTGACTGAATTTGAAGTTGATGAAATTATCAAAGTTTTAAATGCTTTCTAG
- a CDS encoding WbqC family protein gives MKVAISQSNYIPWRGYFDMISSVDYFILYDSVQYTKGDWRNRNVIKTAQGGEWITIPVENYSLTQLIDETCISRIKNKWNIKHLKILKQNYSKSKYFKSVFPWLEDIYLNKINGLSKLTDINEILIKEICDYLNIKTKILRDRDLLIEGDRNSKLINICKQLDANVYLSGPAAKIYVDEELFSRNGIEVEWMNYNGYKEYNQLYGAFLPSVTILDLLFNMGECSKEFFSIKD, from the coding sequence ATGAAAGTTGCAATTTCTCAATCAAACTATATTCCATGGAGGGGCTATTTTGATATGATATCCTCTGTGGACTATTTTATTTTATATGATAGTGTTCAGTATACAAAAGGAGATTGGAGAAATCGAAATGTTATTAAAACAGCTCAAGGAGGGGAATGGATTACTATTCCTGTTGAAAATTATTCATTAACACAACTAATAGATGAAACTTGTATAAGCAGAATTAAAAATAAATGGAATATAAAACATTTAAAGATATTAAAACAGAACTATTCAAAATCGAAGTATTTCAAAAGTGTTTTCCCTTGGTTAGAGGATATTTATTTAAATAAAATAAATGGACTAAGTAAACTAACAGATATTAATGAAATTTTGATAAAAGAAATTTGTGATTATTTAAATATAAAAACGAAAATTTTAAGAGACCGAGATTTACTTATTGAAGGTGATCGAAATTCTAAATTAATAAATATATGTAAACAACTTGATGCTAACGTCTATTTATCAGGACCTGCCGCTAAAATATATGTAGACGAGGAATTGTTTTCAAGGAATGGGATAGAAGTAGAATGGATGAATTACAACGGATATAAAGAGTACAATCAATTATACGGAGCATTTTTACCAAGTGTAACTATTCTTGATTTATTATTTAATATGGGAGAGTGTTCAAAAGAATTTTTTTCAATAAAAGACTAA